The following proteins come from a genomic window of Lolium rigidum isolate FL_2022 chromosome 5, APGP_CSIRO_Lrig_0.1, whole genome shotgun sequence:
- the LOC124653428 gene encoding S-norcoclaurine synthase 1-like produces MEEATMPRNLGGSLPVPNVQDLAARPQDLPPALLNRYLRPEPTLPDAPADEQEHVPVVDFARLLGQKEEDRAEEAARLRMACEDWGFFQVVSHGIPDETMEEMKRSVMGFFALPLPEKQALAQEPGGIEGYGQAFVVSEEQKLDWADMFYLVTQPPSYRHLRLWPSNPSTFKDCLESYSAEVQRVARELLGAMAGNLGVRDPSDMTRLAEVQAMRMNYYPRCPEPHADRVLGLSPHSDATGLTLLLQVGSVAGLQIRRNGRWLPVSPLPGALLANVGDVVEVFTNGKYKSIEHRAVVNPRQERMSIAAFHSGKYGTTYGPLEDVVRDQEPRYRSVSVEDFYKLVVSTKLDGKKIMDAMKIT; encoded by the exons ATGGAAGAAGCAACAATGCCGCGGAACCTGGGCGGCTCGCTGCCGGTGCCCAACGTGCAGGACCTCGCCGCCCGGCCCCAAGACCTCCCACCCGCCCTCCTCAACCGCTACCTGCGACCTGAACCCACCCTCCCCGACGCCCCTGCTGACGAGCAGGAGCATGTCCCCGTCGTCGACTTCGCCCGGCTCTTGGGCCAGAAGGAGGAAGATCGCGCCGAGGAGGCCGCCAGGCTGCGCATGGCCTGCGAGGACTGGGGCTTCTTCCAGGTCGTCAGCCACGGCATTCCCGACGAGACCATGGAGGAGATGAAGAGGAGCGTCATGGGATTCTTTGCGCTTCCGCTGCCGGAGAAGCAAGCTCTGGCACAGGAGCCTGGAGGCATCGAGGGGTACGGCCAGGCCTTCGTCGTCTCCGAGGAGCAGAAGCTCGACTGGGCCGACATGTTCTACCTCGTCACGCAGCCGCCCAGCTACCGCCACCTCCGCCTCTGGCCATCCAACCCCTCCACGTTCAA GGATTGCCTGGAGAGCTACTCCGCGGAGGTGCAGAGGGTGGCCCGCGAGCTGCTCGGGGCCATGGCAGGGAACCTTGGCGTGCGGGACCCCTCGGACATGACGAGGCTCGCCGAGGTGCAGGCCATGAGGATGAACTACTACCCGCGGTGCCCGGAGCCGCACGCGGACCGGGTGCTCGGCCTCTCGCCGCACTCCGACGCCACGGGGCTCACGCTGCTGCTACAGGTGGGCTCCGTTGCCGGGCTGCAGATCAGGAGGAACGGCCGCTGGCTCCCCGTCTCGCCGCTCCCCGGAGCACTCCTCGCcaacgtcggcgacgtcgtcgaggtCTTCACCAATGGCAAGTACAAGAGCATCGAGCACAGGGCCGTCGTCAACCCGCGCCAGGAACGCATGTCCATCGCCGCCTTCCACAGCGGCAAGTACGGCACCACGTACGGGCCGCTGGAGGACGTCGTCCGAGACCAGGAGCCGCGCTACAGGAGCGTCAGCGTCGAGGACTTCTATAAGCTCGTCGTCTCCACCAAGCTCGACGGCAAAAAGATCATGGACGCCATGAAGATCACTTGA